A DNA window from Mya arenaria isolate MELC-2E11 chromosome 17, ASM2691426v1 contains the following coding sequences:
- the LOC128223119 gene encoding uncharacterized protein LOC128223119 isoform X1 — MHCVVILLVLQCMRISSLTCPDGWKYHTLSKDVPGNCYKAFGHKASWEGAVHHCMRYPKSILADLKDAQEQAYVKDNLLPDLTGNDDGVWLGARERRGRWKWVGGRSMDIHSFSWMEGNPDNGGLFNVIDTEDCLEMKKTGLLNDYKCFAKRPFICKMSNIEVPSTTIVTETTTTTTTTTERAAEKNAHTSSTGKHTGAKTAVGIVAGVICALLIVIVVAVIIRRRKSRRNLYDTTNAVSLSNEHLYDSLSTSNKLTTTEVLHKNYSSSKQTSELEHTYESVAFSII, encoded by the exons ATGCATTGTGTTGTGATTCTATTAGTTTTGCAAT GTATGCGAATATCCTCACTGACATGTCCTGATGGATGGAAGTACCATACATTATCTAAAGACGTTCCAGGAAATTGTTACAAAGCCTTTGGTCACAAGGCTTCCTGGGAGGGAGCCGTTCACCATTGTATGAGATACCCCAAGAGCATTTTGGCTGACCTCAAAGACGCCCAGGAACAGGCGTATGTAAAAG ATAATCTACTTCCGGACCTAACCGGAAATGACGATGGAGTTTGGCTCGGGGCCAGGGAGAGGCGGGGACGCTGGAAGTGGGTTGGTGGTCGATCAATGGATATACATTCATTTAGCTGGATGGAAG GAAACCCAGACAATGGAGGATTGTTTAATGTAATAGATACTGAGGATTGTTTGGAAATGAAAAAGACAGGGCTGCTTAATGACTACAAATGCTTCGCGAAAAGACCGTTTATTTGCAAGATGTCGAATATTGAGGTCCCCTCCACTACCATTG TtacagaaacaacaacaacaacaacaacgactaCAGAACGTGCTGCTGAGAAGAACGCGCATACGTCATCAACAGGAAAACATACTGGTGCCAAGACCGCAGTTGGAATAGTTGCCGGTGTCATTTGTGCTCTTCTAATTGTTATCGTAGTTGCTGTTATTATTCGCAG GAGAAAGTCTCGAAGGAACCTGTATGACACCACAAACGCTGTGTCACTAAGCAACGAGCACCTCTACGATTCTCTCAGCACATCAAACAAGTTAACTACCACCGAAGTGCTACACAAGAACTATTCCTCGTCGAAACAAACTAGCGAGCTCGAACACACATATGAATCTGTTGCTTTTTCGATCATTTAG
- the LOC128223119 gene encoding neurocan core protein-like isoform X2, giving the protein MHCVVILLVLQCMRISSLTCPDGWKYHTLSKDVPGNCYKAFGHKASWEGAVHHCMRYPKSILADLKDAQEQAYVKDNLLPDLTGNDDGVWLGARERRGRWKWVGGRSMDIHSFSWMEGNPDNGGLFNVIDTEDCLEMKKTGLLNDYKCFAKRPFICKMSNIEVPSTTIETTTTTTTTTERAAEKNAHTSSTGKHTGAKTAVGIVAGVICALLIVIVVAVIIRRRKSRRNLYDTTNAVSLSNEHLYDSLSTSNKLTTTEVLHKNYSSSKQTSELEHTYESVAFSII; this is encoded by the exons ATGCATTGTGTTGTGATTCTATTAGTTTTGCAAT GTATGCGAATATCCTCACTGACATGTCCTGATGGATGGAAGTACCATACATTATCTAAAGACGTTCCAGGAAATTGTTACAAAGCCTTTGGTCACAAGGCTTCCTGGGAGGGAGCCGTTCACCATTGTATGAGATACCCCAAGAGCATTTTGGCTGACCTCAAAGACGCCCAGGAACAGGCGTATGTAAAAG ATAATCTACTTCCGGACCTAACCGGAAATGACGATGGAGTTTGGCTCGGGGCCAGGGAGAGGCGGGGACGCTGGAAGTGGGTTGGTGGTCGATCAATGGATATACATTCATTTAGCTGGATGGAAG GAAACCCAGACAATGGAGGATTGTTTAATGTAATAGATACTGAGGATTGTTTGGAAATGAAAAAGACAGGGCTGCTTAATGACTACAAATGCTTCGCGAAAAGACCGTTTATTTGCAAGATGTCGAATATTGAGGTCCCCTCCACTACCATTG aaacaacaacaacaacaacaacgactaCAGAACGTGCTGCTGAGAAGAACGCGCATACGTCATCAACAGGAAAACATACTGGTGCCAAGACCGCAGTTGGAATAGTTGCCGGTGTCATTTGTGCTCTTCTAATTGTTATCGTAGTTGCTGTTATTATTCGCAG GAGAAAGTCTCGAAGGAACCTGTATGACACCACAAACGCTGTGTCACTAAGCAACGAGCACCTCTACGATTCTCTCAGCACATCAAACAAGTTAACTACCACCGAAGTGCTACACAAGAACTATTCCTCGTCGAAACAAACTAGCGAGCTCGAACACACATATGAATCTGTTGCTTTTTCGATCATTTAG